A single Lactuca sativa cultivar Salinas chromosome 8, Lsat_Salinas_v11, whole genome shotgun sequence DNA region contains:
- the LOC111903401 gene encoding protein GAMETE CELL DEFECTIVE 1, mitochondrial, which translates to MKKIGSFSSLINRRCSATAKTYLRRLSTKTSDGRDEWNDAWETAWLPEYLSAKNRAPWEADVNFSIADTPEALDPDTKAFVEDMSDNWEQRRKKVGSKSKRQEEEERLLKMKEEGKSLYSLENVKMDYRVMKQRVHAGLWVKEIEKMEEAKLGDSSGGAGDDLDRFLDSASEIFDSKPTDSSDLKNKPDGWETTSKAQDGNIWEMTQREEDILLQEYERRIAFSKFQIASFIKQHIFSRRRPIDGWKYMIEELGPNARRGKGSVTRLPSLADASTQPFKEEKIPISTGVPTRGR; encoded by the exons atgaaaaaaattggcaGCTTTTCGTCTCTAATCAACCGCCGATGCTCCGCCACCGCCAAAACCTATCTCAGACGGCTATCAACCAAGACATCCGATGGCCGAGACGAATGGAACGATGCGTGGGAAACAGCGTGGCTCCCTGAATATTTATCCGCGAAAAACCGAGCACCATGGGAAGCAGACGTCAATTTCTCTATTGCCGATACACCAGAGGCTCTCGATCCAGATACGAAGGCGTTCGTTGAAGACATGAGTGATAATTGGGAGCAGAGGAGGAAAAAGGTCGGGAGTAAGAGCAAGCGacaggaagaagaagaaaggctGCTGAAGATGAAAGAAGAAGGAAAATCATTGTATAGTTTGGAGAATGTGAAAATGGATTATAGGGTTATGAAACAAAGGGTTCATGCTGGTTTATGGGTTAAAGAGATTGAGAAGATGGAAGAGGCTAAATTGGGTGATTCCAGTGGAGGCGCTGGTGATGATCTCGATAGATTCCTTGACAGCGCTTCTGA GATTTTCGACTCAAAACCTACAGATTCTTCCGATTTGAAGAACAAGCCAGATGGATGGGAAACAACGTCAAAGGCACAAGATGGGAACATCTGGGAAATGACCCAAAGAGAAGAAGACATTCTTCTTCAAGAGTATGAACGTCGAATCGCCTTCAGCAAATTCCAG ATCGCTAGCTTTATAAAACAACACATATTCAGTAGAAGGAGACCGATTGATGGATGGAAGTACATGATTGAAGAATTAGGGCCAAATGCAAGAAGAGGGAAGGGAAGTGTTACAAGATTACCTAGTCTTGCTGATGCCTCCACTCAACCATTTAAAGAGGAGAAGATCCCAATTAGTACTGGTGTTCCGACTAGGGGAAGATAG
- the LOC111903402 gene encoding small heat shock protein, chloroplastic, which yields MACTTSGISSSPLLSNNISKPSTKSIRPTCCALRFFPPSRTRSRLPVVRAQAEKDTSVDVQVSSNQGKASANGSVERRPSSTTISPFGLLDPLSPMRTMRQMLDTMDRIFEDSMAFPTRTGTAWNIRSPWDIQDSENEIKMRFDVPGLSKEDLKVYVEDDMLVIKGEHTQDDQNEGGDKSSWTRQNYSSYQTRIDLPDNCEKEKIKADLKNGVLLISIPKKTVERKVIDVEIQ from the exons ATGGCTTGCACAACAAGCGGGATCTCTTCTTCCCCTCTTCTCTCAAACAACATCTCCAAGCCTTCAACCAAATCGATCAGACCTACTTGCTGTGCCTTACGTTTCTTTCCGCCTTCACGAACCCGCAGCAGACTCCCCGTCGTCAGAGCTCAGGCAGAAAAAGATACCTCCGTCGATGTTCAAGTCAGTAGCAACCAAGGCAAAGCTTCTGCTAATGGATCCGTAGAACGCCGCCCCTCATCCACCACCATATCCCCTTTTG GGTTGTTGGATCCATTATCTCCGATGAGAACAATGCGTCAAATGCTGGACACGATGGACAGGATATTTGAAGACTCGATGGCGTTCCCAACGAGGACTGGTACGGCCTGGAACATTCGTTCTCCATGGGACATACAGGACTCTGAGAATGAAATCAAGATGAGATTTGACGTGCCTGGACTCTCCAAGGAAGATCTGAAGGTGTATGTGGAGGATGACATGCTTGTTATCAAGGGAGAACATACGCAGGATGATCAGAATGAAGGAGGCGACAAGAGTTCCTGGACTAGACAGAATTACAGCTCCTATCAAACTCGCATTGATCTGCCGGATAATTGTGAGAAAGAGAAGATCAAAGCTGATTTGAAAAATGGTGTTCTCTTGATCTCCATTCCGAAGAAGACGGTTGAGCGAAAGGTGATTGATGTGGAAATCCAGTGA
- the LOC111903403 gene encoding protein CANDIDATE G-PROTEIN COUPLED RECEPTOR 7 produces MGSLRVSVSSLVVIAAVFLLFVLTSAEIRFTEIRSDSNFNIPIDEFGFTHFGRLHLNLSQISFNPPEPDLSRIGFFLCTRDSWIHVVEQLQSEKIRCPLDSPAVKPVFTFNHLKPTTTTPSYDAVFNVTDTNQFTLVFANCAGGIKVSVNVLSVMYNLNPQNNRRDYLSAGKSNLPSIYFSFFLIYASLSCIWIYTLHHRKSSAYRIHYFMLAVLLLKALNLLCETEDKSYIKRSGTPHGWDVLFYIFSFLKGITLFTLIVLIGTGWSFLKPYLQDKEKNVLMIVIPLQVVSNLAQVVIDETGPFGQDLSTWRQIFLLVDIICCCAVLFPIIWSIKNLREAAMTDGKAAVNLMKLTLFRQYYVVVICYIYFTRVAVYFLEMITSYRYAWTSVFLAELATLAFYVFTGYNFRPKTHNPYFAIDDEEEEAAVQALKLEDEFEL; encoded by the coding sequence ATGGGTTCTCTCCGGGTGTCTGTATCTTCCCTCGTCGTCATCGCCGCCGTCTTTCTTCTCTTCGTTCTCACCTCCGCCGAAATCCGGTTCACCGAGATTCGATCCGATTCAAACTTCAACATTCCGATAGACGAATTCGGATTCACTCACTTCGGCCGTCTGCACCTCAACTTGTCTCAAATTTCATTCAATCCTCCAGAACCCGATCTTTCCAGAATTGGATTCTTCTTGTGTACTCGTGACTCATGGATCCATGTCGTCGAACAACTCCAATCGGAGAAAATCCGTTGCCCTCTCGATTCCCCCGCCGTCAAACCCGTCTTTACCTTCAACCACCTCAAACCCACCACCACAACGCCTTCCTACGATGCCGTTTTCAACGTCACCGATACCAATCAATTCACACTCGTTTTTGCCAATTGCGCCGGCGGCATCAAAGTTTCCGTCAACGTCCTCTCCGTCATGTACAATCTAAACCCCCAAAACAACCGCCGCGATTACTTATCCGCCGGTAAATCAAATCTCCCTTCAATCTATTTCTCGTTTTTCTTGATTTATGCGTCTCTTTCCTGTATATGGATCTACACGCTGCATCACAGGAAGTCATCGGCTTATCGAATCCATTACTTTATGTTAGCCGTGTTGCttttaaaagccctaaatctcttATGCGAAACCGAGGATAAATCCTACATTAAAAGATCAGGCACACCTCATGGTTGGGATGTTCTGTTCTACATCTTTAGTTTCTTAAAGGGTATCACACTCTTCACTCTGATTGTTCTCATAGGCACTGGTTGGTCTTTCTTGAAACCTTACCTACAAGACAAAGAAAAGAATGTGTTGATGATCGTCATCCCCTTGCAAGTCGTCTCCAATTTGGCTCAAGTGGTGATAGATGAAACGGGTCCATTCGGACAGGATTTATCTACATGGAGGCAAATCTTCTTGTTAGTAGACATAATCTGTTGTTGTGCTGTTTTGTTCCCGATTATTTGGTCGATCAAGAATCTGCGAGAGGCTGCTATGACTGATGGAAAGGCGGCTGTGAATTTGATGAAATTAACATTGTTTAGGCAGTACTATGTTGTTGTCATATGTTACATTTACTTCACAAGGGTGGCGGTTTATTTTTTGGAGATGATTACTTCCTATCGGTATGCTTGGACAAGCGTGTTCTTAGCCGAATTGGCTACACTTGCTTTCTATGTGTTTACTGGATACAACTTTAGACCCAAGACGCACAACCCTTACTTTGCCATTGACGATGAAGAGGAAGAAGCTGCTGTTCAGGCTTTGAAGCTTGAAGATGAGTTTGAGTTATGA
- the LOC111903417 gene encoding uncharacterized protein LOC111903417, translated as MDGDPASAGDPGFTPSGSGKDESINFDDPLYIHPSDNAITSIVTTKLTGNENFMLWKSSISRALKARNKLGFIDGSLKKTSVDESKQSKWDRANVVVCSWLLYFISDSIYQSQAYSEINTLKQNGISLSDYFYKLDSLWKEFDGLTSLTECTCEASVKLKDHSNLMKLMQFLSGLDESYSHVKSHILLMEPLPNVKTAFSILSREESIQRNGSLSSLQSSQSLSKSQSTAFNSRFNNRSGFNNSNKNKTQHVQCKNCEIKGHSIDKCYKLTGYPKDFKPRNKANNHSNNQNGFNKKISANSSTTTSGSVIPSSASGSSGESEFHQLIKEQYFKFLQLIGDRQLNEEASASANMAGACLFQAFNSFVSSHKWIVDSGANQHMIASESSLHDIVDVSKLDILVSHPNGTSAKIEKIGNVNVSDSLTLFDVFVVPDFNVNLLSVHKICKDSNCEVVFNEHNCKIQGLQSKEMVGNGRESGGLYYINSVPSVRSGRTIHMPSRFSDYVVEGRHKYGIERSVNYSALNS; from the exons ATGGATGGTGATCCTGCTTCGGCTGGTGATCCTGGTTTTACACCAAGTGGAAGTGGAAAGGATGAGTCAATTAACTTTGATGATCCTCTCTACATTCACCCATCTGATAATGCTATTACATCTATAGTTACTACGAAGTTAACCGGTAATGAAAATTTTATGTTATGGAAGAGTTCTATTTCTAGAGCTCTCAAAGCTAGGAATAAACTAGGTTTTATTGATGGTTCTCTTAAGAAAACTAGTGTTGATGAGTCAAAACAATCCAAGTGGGATAGGGCTAATGTTGTTGTTTGTTCCTGgcttttatattttatttctGATTCTATATACCAAAGTCAAGCTTACTCTGAG ATTAATACTCTTAAACAAAATGGAATTTCTTTATCTGACTATTTTTATAAACTTGATTCCTTATGGAAGGAATTTGATGGTCTTACCAGCTTGACTGAGTGCACTTGTGAGGCTTCTGTCAAATTAAAGGATCATTCTAATCTCATGAAACTTATGCAGTTTTTATCTGGACTTGATGAATCTTATAGTCATGTAAAGAGTCATATTTTACTAATGGAACCTTTGCCTAATGTTAAAACTGCATTTTCTATTCTCTCAAGAGAAGAATCTATTCAAAGAAATGGATCCTTATCTTCTCTTCAGTCTTCACAGTCTTTGTCTAAGTCTCAGTCTACTGCTTTTAATAGCAGGTTTAATAATAGATCTGGTTTCAATAActctaataaaaataaaacacaacATGTTCAGTGTAAAAATTGTGAAATTAAGGGTCACTCTATAGACAAATGTTATAAGCTTACTGGGTATCCTAAGGATTTTAAACCAAGGAATAAGGCTAATAATCACTCTAATAATCAGAATGGTTTCAATAAAAAAATTTCTGCCAATTCCTCTACTACTACCTCAGGGAGTGTTATTCCTTCTAGTGCTTCTGGTTCTAGTGGGGAATCAGAATTTCATCAGCTCATTAAGGAACAATATTTCAAATTCTTACAACTTATTGGTGACAGACAGCTTAATGAGGAAGCATCTGCCAGTGCTAATATGGCAGGTGCATGTTTGTTtcaagcttttaattcatttgttAGTTCTCATAAATGGATTGTTGACTCTGGAGCAAATCAACATATGATAGCTTCTGAGTCTTCTCTTCATGACATTGTGGATGTGTCTAAACTAGATATACTTGTTAGTCATCCTAATGGAACCTCGGCTAAAATTGAAAAAATTGGCAATGTGAATGTATCTGATTCTTTGActctttttgatgtttttgttgtTCCTGATTTCAATGTTAACTTGTTATCTGTTCATAAGATTTGTAAAGATAGTAATTGTGAGGTTGTTTTTAATGAACATAATTGTAAAATTCAAGGTTTACAATCAAAGGAGATGGTGGGGAATGGTAGAGAATCAGGGGGTCTCTATTACATCAATAGTGTACCTTCAG TTAGGTCAGGACGTACAATTCATATGCCTTCTAGATTTAGTGATTATGTTGTGGAAGGGAGACATAAATATGGTATAGAGAGATCTGTTAATTACTCAGCTTTAAATTCTTAA